The stretch of DNA TTTTACAAGGCtacagtcgccgcggcgagggggagtctcgccgcggccatttaaGAGATACAGAGAGCACCCTATTTTGCcattatctcgccgcggcgagaggaagcttggccgcggcgagatcccgtacggaccaggggcattttcgtccatcgaaccctaaattttagttataaatagaaaactgcgattggaagtcggggagagcgatcagaaaccctaaaatacagatgagagcggcaggaagagcatagagattgaagtgaagatccagaattcatccaccaacagttcttttctttattcctctttaatttatttatgttgaatattgctataggaatggttatggatttgtttctgaactaaatttcccatttagggaggatgatgattgttgtttaatgttttgcctagttaatgtttaattaccattcctcaattcttgtgtgtgaaattatcttaatttgttcttaatttcatgtttaagattgatcaccttgtgcatgctctatgatctcaattcgaaatctgaaaagtgagaattgagaatgctaaaattaagataatcgatgttctatgtgaaacgaaagtatttgcatgacttatgtgacgagtagattattacttaatgctgatttcatgttagtttaattaaggaattaattagataacatgtgatttagaatctagaagatctgaaaggagctaggttatttcataatctgtcattcactccaagaataggatagtaattaagcattaacgatttgggtaaacaacaacaggattctcctccctattatctcatcttgctcaactttcaattgtgttattaagttttctgaatttctttcatattttactgtttttaaatcataattgctttcgatttgccgaatagaatcataagtataatttagtggtatttaatccaattccctgtgggatcgacctcagttgtgtgagatttactacttgattgcgtatacttgcgtagcgtttaTAAAATATAGCAACAGCAAAATAACTCATAATTGTagaggaaaataatatttttagtacttaatatttaaaatcaaaagtttttaataattatactgTATAAAGATACGAGAATTAGGGTGTATAAATTAGGGTGTATAATTACATAGTAAGACAAacacacaaaattatataattacctTTGACTACACCcaattttaattttctcttgACTTTCCAAATGCCTCtactaacattttttttttcagtttaatTACTCAACTCTTAATTTctaaaatattgtataaaatatttgtaaaaataaaacactataatcttttTCTCAATTGACACCCACCCAAGAAATTTTAGTCACCGACTGATATTGGTCCCCCTACCATCTAGTCTTGGCTCCCCCTGCCTGTATGTATTGTTTCACGAGTACTAATGAAACTTCTTGTTTTTTGTTCATTgttccaaaataaaaaaaaaaatctatcttgCTGCTTTTAAAAGAGTTTAATTAGAAACTAGTTTTTTGCTCTAAGTTGTTTTTTAatcctatataactgaattacGAACTAGTTTTTACCTAAGAAAACTTGTTTTGTCtcattttatgaataataatacgAGGTTCGGGAATCCTTGGCAGACTTCACCAAAATGTCCTTAAGAGTGGGTCTCGACTTGTCAAAGATCGAAACGTGGGATAAAGATcaataaaaaatatcaacttccATGCTATAAAGTTCACTGCTACACTCAAAATACAACAATGGGAGCCCCAAATGCACAAGAGCTAAAACTTTCTCTCTTAAGAAACTTACTTCAATCAGGCAACAAATACTAATAAGCACCCTAGTTACAATTAACATTAAGTTGAaatcaaagctaccatccatgaGCACCATGACCTTGACCCCCAAGCCCATACGCATCTATATAACCAGCTTCATGACCATGCCTACCATGGTGGTGATCATGCTCACCATGACCatgatgatgatggtggtgATGATCGCCATTGTTTTTCGCTTCATCAAGCAATTTCTGGATATGTTCTGGGATTGGCTCTTCCTCAATTTTTCTGACAGTTGGGGGTAATGAAGACACAAACTGCACAATGCTTTGGGCTACCTTATCAGCAGCATCCTCCTACATTCATAAATTAAATGTGTGAATTTATTTCAGCCTTCGATTAAAAAGATTAGAAGTTTTAACTCATTAGAAACTATATCAGAGCTTCACTTATGAACGGTCGGTATCATGGAAGTAGCAAGTCATAGAGCCAGCAGACATGGATACTAACAACAGAAAAATGTGCCAAATGAATGTCATTCATAAATAAACCAATCAATAGCTCAACAAATTATGGAAAGACTGCCTATTAGAAATCTGAGTCAAAACAATTATTTATGTTAACTTTAATTTGGAGATAAAACCCAAAAACACTAATGCTTACTGGTTAGGCAACGGGAAAGGCATGAGTGGTATATAGTAGTACAGAACTACAGATCGATGCTCTTCTACCCAAGAAACATTTCTATCTATTATGGGAGTTTTTATAAAGGCATAAAAATGTTAATCTTATTCATCAAGCAACAAATATTAGATACACTTAAGTTTAGCCATTTATAGATCTACACAACTCTCTCGTGTTAGGCCAATATAACCTCAGATAAATATCGGTTTAAAGCAAAACAAATCACTTTGACATGCAGTCCAAAAGAAAGACAATGTAGCAAAACTAGTTTCCGATCATTCTTCTTCATATCAATTCTCTAAGAACTGAGAAAGTTTTATAAATGGAGAAACTTTAtggtgaaatatatatatatatcttacctGAGGCCACCTTCCACCCGGATGTGTAACAAAAGTTGCTTGTTCAAGTGAATCTGCAACTCGTCTCCCCTCGTTAGTCCATTGTTCGGACCAACTGTCTGACCAAAGCACTTGCAAAGGCACACCTTTCAGTTCATCCGAACCACCCCACGATGCCATATCAAAGCTGTAATTAGTCTTCTTTCCCATTCCAACAATCGCACTCCTGGCATCCTTACTTCTCAAGAGAGCTCTATGAGCCTCCAAATCTGTGGCCGAGATCCCTTTCGAACAGAAAGACTTGATCAACCATGAATATCCAAACGGAAGCCCCAACAAAAGTTCCCTAATCACTGGTATGTCCAACATCCACAAAGGCAAAGCGGGTCTTGATCTTGGATTGGTATCAATAAGGGTGACACTTCTGACACTCTTTGAGTTCTCCAAAACCCAATTTGCGCTCATCCCTAAAGCTGAATCGTGTAAAACCAAATGAACTGGAGCTAAACCCAGTGTTTCAATTACTTGTCCCAATACTTTACCAATATCTTCTGGATCCATTTCAATCGGCTTCACAACCCTTCTCTTTGAAGTCATTCGAGCTTCGATTTCTTCATAAGGAATTTGCCCAGTTGAAATTATCTCATCGAAAGCCCAAAACACACCCTTTTCTTGAATTTCACTGTACACTTCCCAAAACCTCTCTAAAACCCCAGTTTGTCCAACTCCGGCCTCTGTCACCGATTTATCCGAAAACCCATTTCCAGGTAAATCAATGGCAACAGCATGGACTCCTTTGGCACCCAAAGATCGAATAGTTTCACGAAAAGAATACGAGCTAAGACCCAATCCATGAACTAGAACAACGTTTTCGGAAGCAACGGGACCATGCTCAACGGTGAAAACTTCAATCGGAGACTGATTTGGGTGCGTTTGGACCTTTATTGTCCGACCCTTTGAGTAGTGTTGTCGTAGACTAGCTGGTAAACTAAGAAACCATGATTTGGGATCTTGAGAGGAGAGAGAATTGAATGAGATAAAAACTGATGTGATAACCGAAACTATAATAGTGAAGTAAAACCAGAAAGCAAACGGATTTGAATGTTCTGACTTGGGGATTTTGGTGCTTGAGGTTGAAGACGAACTGGGTTCTTGGGGCTTGGTACTTTTCTTTTGTGATTGTATGGGTTCCTGgtgatcttcttcttcttcctctgtaATAATCGCCATTGATAAAAGTTTGTAACTTTGAGGACCCTTTCTCGCAAAAACTGAATCTGAAAATGTATTGGGGCTATAGAATCACAGCTGGAAGAAACTGGAAAGAGTAAAGTTTTTATCTTTTTGCCAATCACGAAAGAGTAAAGTTAAAATAGAAGAATATATGAACTCGAGTTGAGTACAACGATTCCGTTTGGAagctcttctttttttctttttttgtgggGGGTTCACTTTTCCCGAAAGACCCCACCTTTTGaatataatttcttttcttaCATACCCGTTTAAAACGCACCGTTTTTTATCACAAATAATCTTgttcttctttttctctctatctATCCTTCTTCTTCGTCCTCCTCATTGCTGTTAGTTTTAGCTCCCCGAGTCACACAGtcctcatctctctctctctccattaTCTCTCTAGGGTTTTGCTACCATGCAATCACTACCATCACAAGCCATGCGCCCTTTCTCTCTCACACAGTCTCTTCCTTCTCACTCTCGTTACTTCCGTTTCATCCCTAACTGCTTCCCTATTTTCCACCAATTCAAGTCTCACCCCAAATTTCTCAGTATTTCCCCCAAAGCTCCTTTATTGACTGTCCGAAACTGCTCTTCCATTTCCGCTAAGCCATCTTCGGAGCTCCGCAAGAAACGCGCCAACTCTGAGCCCGACGAGAAGCTTCGAGCCCTCCGTCAACTCTTCTCCAAGTCCGGCATCGACGCCTATATCGTCCCATCTCAGGATGCGCATCAGGTATGGTTTTATGGAGTTTTGTTTTAGTATTCTCAGGATGCTGTCCTTTGAGATGTCTTAATTAATTCTTCAATTGAGTTATTATAGTGTTATATATCCATAGCAAGAGGTTCTTAAAAGTGTTTTCTTTTGtaattagtttctatttttttttctaagtagaGGGAAAGTGcccaaaagtataattttttgtagTTATGTTGAACACTGAACAAAATGATAGTGTTTTTTTCtgattagaaaagaaaatgttcTTGTGTACTCTTTTAAGATAGAGCTTTATAATAATGCTTATAGCATGTCATAAATGAATTTTCTGGAGCAGAAGAAGAAAGGGTTATACTAATTTATTTTGTGTTCCATTATTTGGTCCCAGAGCGAGTTTATTGCTGAATGTTATATGAGGAGGGCCTACCTATCTGGCTTTACGGGTAGTGCTGGAACTGCTGTTGTAACAAAGGATAAAGCAGCTCTATGGACAGACGGACGCTATTTTCTTCAGGTttgcaaatttaaattttaatattatatatggtGAGAAAATGAAACTCTTTTTTGTTACATTTAATGTTatgtactttttattttattttatggttAATCTGGAGAAACCTTTTGTTCTCTACTGTGTAGATTTATTAATGCTTCTTCTTTTCGTTATTAGGCTGAAAAGCAATTAGGTTCTAGTTGGATTCTAATGCGAGCTGGTAATCTTGGAGTTCCTACCACTAGTGAATGGCTTAATGATGTATTAGCTCCTGGTGGGAGAGTTGGCATTGACCCTGTGAGCAATACTTAAATCACTTATAATGCGTTCACAGCTTTTGTTGCTCAATGGCTCTCAGAATAGCTGCTCACACTTGTTTTTATCAAAGTAGTTCTTTTAATAATTGGAGTATATTTGATTGTTGAATTCCTTTTTACCTGGCTGTTTCATGATGTcactctttattgatattgtgaAGGGAGCAGTTCCTTTTTTCTTGGGATGCAGCAGAGGAACTGAGGCAGGCCATTTCCAAAAAGAATCATGAATTGGTTTTCCTATATGATACCAACCTAGTGGATGAAATATGGAAAGAAGCTAGACCAAAGCCTCCGAACAAACTGATTCGTGTGCATGACTTAAAATATGCTGGATTAGATGTGGCATCAAAATTGTCTTCTTTGAGGACGGAACTTGCCGATGCTGGATCATCTGCAATTGTTATATCCATGCTTGATGAAATTGCCTGGTTGTTGAACTTGGTACTTCCTATGAAAACCTCatgctttattatatttattagaatttattaaatgatcttttttcttttcttttctttgttttttttttgagaaattattaaATGATCTTTTGCTTCTTTGTTTTATTGTCTTACCCCACATGGTTAATGgattttctaaattttatttgtagAGAGGAAGTGATGTCCCACATTCACCTGTTATGTATGCATACTTGATAGTGGAGATCGAGAAGGCAAAATTATTTGTAGATAATTCTAAAGTCACCCCAGATGTGATGAAGCACCTGAAGGATGCTGGGATTGAGTTGAGGCCATACGAGTCCATTCTCTCTGAAGTAGAAAGGTGAGCCTATGGTGTATACATTTTTTGCATGGGTAACATGTCTTTTAAGAAGAGATTGATCTGCAATTTCTTATGAAGaaaaatagtctttttttttttttctaacaacACAAAGCTTCGATGGGTTTCACAATTTGGCTTGTATACTGATCTTTACGTCTGTGTAATGCCCATGCCATTTCAAACTCAGTCAAATGAGATTGTGTAAACTTTTTCATGTTCTAGCTTGGCAGCACACGGAGCTACATTATGGTTGGATAGATCTTCTGTCAATGCTGCTATTGTTGACACCTACAATTCAGCCTGTGAAAGATATTATGAGCACCTAGAGAAATTAGATAAGACTCAGATGAATGATGACCTCAATGGTTGGTCAGCTGCCCCTGCTGGAATTTATAAAATGTCTCCTGTCTCTTATGCAAAAGCAATTAAAAATGATGCCGAATTAGAAGGAATGAGAAACTGTCATTTAAGGTAAATGTTCCTTCCAGCAAACTTTAAATCCTTGATATTCATTTCGGTTCTTTGCCATTATTTATTTGGTCTTTAATATATCAACGATAACAACGAAGTACAGCCTCAGTGTCAGATATTCCTTAAATTTAAACTTGGAGCTATATTTGCTCATATAATTCTATTAGACAATATTAACTTCTGCAATTATAAGATGAGATTAGTGACTGACACCTTGGAGAAACTTTAAAAGATTTTGTAAACTTGACAATATACTTGCATGTGTTTTCTGTGTTTGGTTTAAATGTTTTTGTTCCTTAATATGCTACAACTTCATGTTGTTAGGAACATAAGACTATGATATCTTTGTTAGGAGGCATAAGACTGATAACTTTGCAGGGATGCAGCTGCCCTAGCACAATTTTGGGCCTGGTTGGAAGAGGAAATTCACAAGGATGTGAAATTAACAGAGGTGGAAGTTGCAGACAAGCTTCTTGAATTTCGTTCGAAGCAGAGTGGCTTCATGGACACAAGCTTTGACACTATAAGTGGTATGTCAACATCTGTATTGTTGATTATATCTCAGAATGTGTTGCCCGTTAATGTAGTGGCTCTCTTGAACTTGGAAGTAATACATTTTTGTCTATGATATGctgtctctttctctttctctgtcTGTCTTTATCTCTTATTCTGGAATGCAAACATTGAGGTCCCAATTTGCTCAATCTCCCTGGCCTCCTCTCTTTTATCCCTGTTTACATTTCTGAAATACATTTGTGAGGAAATcattaatattctttttaggtatAATGCTGATTCTATATTGGAAAAGGGTGTTTTTCCTCCTTTTAACtgcttatatttttaataatgtttCAGGTTCTGGTGCAAATGGTGCAATTATACATTACAAACCAGAGCCAGAAAGTTGTAGTATCGTGGAAGCAAATAAACTCTTCCTATTAGACAGCGGTGCTCAATATGTTGATGGAACTACAGACATAACAAGGACCGTCCATTTCACTGAGCCCACAGCACGAGAAAAAGATTGCTTCACACGAGTTTTAAAGGTATCCACTAATCTGTTTGATTACAGTGATATTTAATTCATTTCATGCACGCTTGCCATCattgtataattatatattcattGCTATTTTGTCCACTGATTTTCTAATGGAAAAAAAGGGGAACAGAAAACAAGTGGCTAATTGCCAatggtctttttttttaataatatatacatacatataaatgAATGTATCTGTGTATCCAATTGCAGGGTCATATAGCTATTGATCAAGCAGTATTCCCTGAAAATACCCCTGGTTTTGTGTTGGATGCATTTGCTCGTTCATCCCTTTGGAAGACTGGACTTGATTATCGACATGGTATTACTTCACTTCTCTTGCATGCCATGAAAATTTTGGGGTTGCAATATATTTATGATTTattatgggaaatttgattttctatacttagaaaatcaaaaaatttttttcctaaaccaaaaatttaaaaactaaaaaaactattccttttttttcaaaaccccaaaaatacccccctcacaatattctctctctctctgcatcatctctctctccctctatctcaccccaaccgcccaccctcacccgaaccaccctcacccacccacgtcaaccccaacgccgatcaccaccctcacccccgtcgaccacgaccccaacccctccgaccccaaccccaacctGAAAGAGCAACCCCAGTCCGACCCCAACCCGTCCGACcctctgaaacttttttttttttttttcctgcgatttgagagagggaagaagacagaggtccgatggtcggaccttggggtccgatgggtccgaccaatcggacccatcggacccctagGTCCGACCgccttaaaatttttttttttttttttttttttttttttttttgcgatttgagagagagaggaagacggaggtccgatggtcggaccttggggtccgatgggtccgaccaatcggaccccaaggtccgaccgtctgtgaaatttttttttcctgcgatttgagagagagaggggaagagagaggtccgatggtcggaccatggggtccgatgggtccgattggtcggaccccatcggaccccatggtccgaccatcggacctggggtgtgggattcttgggacccgccgagacagagagagagagatgtttgggggtatttttggggttttgaaaaaaaaaggtatagtttttttagggtttaaattattggtttagaaatcaaattttttgattttctaagtatagaaaatcaaatttccctttattaTTAGTTATGCTGAAGGTTATTTCATTTTACTGTCAATGTTTAAGGAACTGGCCATGGCGTAGGAGCTGCGTTAAATGTTCATGAGGGCCCTCAAAGTATTAGTTTTCGATATGGAAATCTGACTCCTCTACAGAAAGGCATGATTGTTAGCAATGAACCTGGCTATTATGAAGATCATGCCTTTGGAATTCGAATTGAAGTACAATGTCTAAAATTTGGCCTCTTTTGCGCACAATGATAGCCTTACTCTCTTGTAGCTCCATATTGATTTCTGTTTTGTGCTCATGTACAGAATCTGCTCTCTGTGAAAGAGGTTGATACACCAAATCGTTTTGGAGGTATTGAATATCTGGGGTTTGAAAAACTCACATTTACTCCTATCCAGGTACGATAGATATCTAAAGCATCATCTTGctgattattttttctttccatTATTCAATTCTTTAATAATTTTGTTATCGTAGTATTTCTGAAATATAGTCTTCGTACAAAACTATTTTGATGGTTTCACCATGCAGGCTAAATTGATTGACTTGACTTTGCTTTCTGCGGAGGAGATAACTTGGCTTAATGATTACCATTCTCAGGTTTGGGAAAAGGTTAGGATAAGACCAGATCCCATTATCAATCCTTCATTTTTTGTTCTTTACTTATTATTGATACATATATGTAATATTGTTTTGTTCCTACTTTCTACACTAATCATCCTAATCTCTAgataaaaacataaataaagtCTGCAAGTAAACGGTAGAATCACTATTAGCACTTATCAGAAGGGATTTAATCTTCTTTGTACTGTTCTTGGCTCTGGTGTTTCTTACCCAATAAGAGATGAAGCATTATTAAAGAGAGAATCACTAAAAAGAATCGCTAGGATACAAAAGCAAGAAAGTTACATCAATGAGAATTTCTTAATTATTTCAGTTTTCACTCCTAGAATCAAAAGCTAATATAAGGTCTGATAGGTCTCCCCATTGCTGGAGGGTTCCGCACATCAGTGGCTCTGGAACAACACTCGACCAGTCATCAAGCAGTGATTATTCTCTATCCCTGTGTATGTGCTGTTAAATCTTCGATTCTGTTCTTATATTCATATCATTCATACAAACGAAAATGCTTTTATTTAACTATGGGCAATGAGAACCtgtcaaaggaaaaaaaaaaaaaactatgggCGATGAGGAGAAAAGGAATATTGTAGCTTGTACAGTACAGTATGTTGTAGAAATTTATGGTGTGAGAGGGTCGATTAGTCCATTCTTTTAAAGTTATAACTTATAAGAACCACTTATATATATGTACCTAAGGAGCtctcatttgttttttttttttttgtgtgtgaacTTAGCTAATGATTTATTTGTGTATTGAATTTTGAATAGTTTGAAAAGGTATAATTATGGAATATGGAATGCgtctaaagaaatatatataaaacgagatcttttccttttttaaaaacagtaagGATATTGTTTTCGTAAGTTATTTTGAAAATCGACACTGAGATtcccaaataaaaaaagaaaacgaAAACATTGCAGCATTCTTAAACGGTAACAGGACACTTGCTGTTATACGTACGTAACGATCTTGGAACATAAAATCGAATTCTCTTTTCAacctgaaaaatatattttatttatggaataGCAATGGCAACAATATAAACAATCGGCATGTGCAATTCCCatgttgtttcttcttcttcttcacattaAACTTTGTTACTTGTATGCTTAACTGtctttaattccatgaaaagccAACAAAAATCATTTCCTACTAAAACTATAGAACTTAAGGGAGCTCGAGTTTATATCTTGACATAAGAATCTTTCTCCTATAATGCACTTTTTTATTTACTTCTGCATCTCACATAAATACACAACTCTTCAAACCCATTTGGTGAATACCCCACCAAAGAGCACGTAGAACTAAATTAGGGGAAACTAGAGCCAATAGAATTACATTATTTTTCTGTCAACTCATTACACATTTTGCAACGTTGGATCAGATCTAGAAAGCTTGAGCTTAGCACGCATTTCACAATGTTGGATCAGATCTAGAAAGCCCTGAATACATGTCTGAAATCGCTTTAGCAAAGTATACCTTAGCTTGAGGTCTCTTAATCAGCACactaatacccttttgatatgTTGTAAGACAAGCATTTACTTACTCCCTATTTCTTGGCATTCAAACAAGGGATTCCATAAGAAGAAAGAGAATACAACAACAACGTACCTTGAATGTGGGAGTGAGAAGGCCATTCTCAAGAGAAAGTTGTTTAGGAATCAAAGTTACAGCTTTGGCAAATTCAAATCCTCTCAAATGTGGTAAATAGTAGAACATTAAACTCTATTGCCCAATTTTGCAATCTGAAGAATTAAACATAGTAACTAATCACACACATTACTTGAGCTTCTCTGCCAATGGCGTCCTCAACTGACAGAACAGTTAACTTTGCTGTTGGATTGTTGCATAGTTGTCCTACGTGTTCATACTACACAAAATCAGTCATATTCAATGagaaatttaaaaatgaaattgCTTGGTCTTGCATACCTAAAGAAGGAAAAGTTCAATTATAACCATGTTTTTGTAGGTCAAAACTCAACTAAAATTTGGACGGATAGTGTTACCCAATACGTTGCTTGTTCAGTAGAGATAGATTCATGTCAAATGGAGTTCCCGATTGGCACTCAAACCACAAAAACATTAAACTATGGATTACAAAGCAACCCAGCACATATTAAGATATTTCAGAGCTCAAAGGAACAACCTTGACACCTTCAGATGCAGCCCACTCTTTCAAGATGTCAAGATCCACTACAACTACATCTACTTGGAAAGAGTTTAAGCTATCACCTAGAGGGGTAAATTTTCGTGAGTTGCAGAAAATACGTAACTGCTTGTAAAGATATTTTCATTAGCCAATCTCCCTTACCATATATAAAACACTGAGCGGCGAATTTGCATTTGGCATAGACATTTTCAACTTTCTATAGAGCTATATACTCTCTTTGtgccaacttaaatatattttttttcctgtgaagaaattcaaaatttagcTCAGAAGAGATTAAATACACAAGTCCATTTAATGTGGTTGGAAAATCTCAGGCTACTTGACTAGATAAGAAAAACCTTGAACATTCTTAGGATTAGTTTTGGATTAAGTTAGTTAAgggttgttttgtttgttacaaATTAACATTACAGCTATACATTTTTGTTACAGCACTGGTTAGTCCTTACTAACCATTTCTTGATTGTATTGAGCTATATAAGCTCCTTTTTCCCATCTGTAAAATCAGTTCAGGATAATAAAATACCTAAAGCTCTGATTttcctctatttttctctctattCTTTCTCATATGGTATCAGAAGAACTCAGGCCCTCAACTTCCATGGCTCGGCCAACCACTCGATCCCAAGATGGCACTGCACCATCGACGATCGACAACAACACAGCAGAAGTCAATTCCGACTCCATTCCTGCTCCCCCTTCCTCAGCAGTTCCTCGTCGAATCCCTCCTGTTCGAGTTCAATCTCAGAATGCAGATCAAGGTTTTCATGACAATTCCACCATTTCTAAAGACAACTCAACTCAGACTCTCCACTCACGATCGGTTGTTGATGATCATTCCAGGCCGTTCTTCCTCAGCACCGACGACCACCCAGGTCTGGTTCTTGTGACCACAGTCCTCAACGGAACCAA from Cannabis sativa cultivar Pink pepper isolate KNU-18-1 chromosome 2, ASM2916894v1, whole genome shotgun sequence encodes:
- the LOC115719751 gene encoding protein AUXIN RESPONSE 4, encoding MAIITEEEEEDHQEPIQSQKKSTKPQEPSSSSTSSTKIPKSEHSNPFAFWFYFTIIVSVITSVFISFNSLSSQDPKSWFLSLPASLRQHYSKGRTIKVQTHPNQSPIEVFTVEHGPVASENVVLVHGLGLSSYSFRETIRSLGAKGVHAVAIDLPGNGFSDKSVTEAGVGQTGVLERFWEVYSEIQEKGVFWAFDEIISTGQIPYEEIEARMTSKRRVVKPIEMDPEDIGKVLGQVIETLGLAPVHLVLHDSALGMSANWVLENSKSVRSVTLIDTNPRSRPALPLWMLDIPVIRELLLGLPFGYSWLIKSFCSKGISATDLEAHRALLRSKDARSAIVGMGKKTNYSFDMASWGGSDELKGVPLQVLWSDSWSEQWTNEGRRVADSLEQATFVTHPGGRWPQEDAADKVAQSIVQFVSSLPPTVRKIEEEPIPEHIQKLLDEAKNNGDHHHHHHHGHGEHDHHHGRHGHEAGYIDAYGLGGQGHGAHGW
- the LOC115719750 gene encoding aminopeptidase P2, coding for MQSLPSQAMRPFSLTQSLPSHSRYFRFIPNCFPIFHQFKSHPKFLSISPKAPLLTVRNCSSISAKPSSELRKKRANSEPDEKLRALRQLFSKSGIDAYIVPSQDAHQSEFIAECYMRRAYLSGFTGSAGTAVVTKDKAALWTDGRYFLQAEKQLGSSWILMRAGNLGVPTTSEWLNDVLAPGGRVGIDPFLFSWDAAEELRQAISKKNHELVFLYDTNLVDEIWKEARPKPPNKLIRVHDLKYAGLDVASKLSSLRTELADAGSSAIVISMLDEIAWLLNLRGSDVPHSPVMYAYLIVEIEKAKLFVDNSKVTPDVMKHLKDAGIELRPYESILSEVESLAAHGATLWLDRSSVNAAIVDTYNSACERYYEHLEKLDKTQMNDDLNGWSAAPAGIYKMSPVSYAKAIKNDAELEGMRNCHLRDAAALAQFWAWLEEEIHKDVKLTEVEVADKLLEFRSKQSGFMDTSFDTISGSGANGAIIHYKPEPESCSIVEANKLFLLDSGAQYVDGTTDITRTVHFTEPTAREKDCFTRVLKGHIAIDQAVFPENTPGFVLDAFARSSLWKTGLDYRHGTGHGVGAALNVHEGPQSISFRYGNLTPLQKGMIVSNEPGYYEDHAFGIRIENLLSVKEVDTPNRFGGIEYLGFEKLTFTPIQAKLIDLTLLSAEEITWLNDYHSQVWEKVSPLLEGSAHQWLWNNTRPVIKQ